The Prunus persica cultivar Lovell chromosome G8, Prunus_persica_NCBIv2, whole genome shotgun sequence genome includes a region encoding these proteins:
- the LOC18768731 gene encoding pentatricopeptide repeat-containing protein At2g17140 has translation MRGSLTHSMDPTTSLTKALFKNTNNPKLAWHLFKRILSSPTSSSSSDLCLRSLPIVTRILIDSKMHHEIDSLRQLLLVSQPSETLRPCLVSLVRFLAKSSLSDMAVSCFKDLRSRFPDEPPSVYLYNLLVESSLREKHVDFVLWLYKDMIVSGMKPETYTFNLLICSLCESDRLDDAREVFDKMREKGCQPNEYSVGILVRGYCRAGLAVRGLEVLDQMRSCNLLPNRVVYNTLISSFCKQSKTDDAEKLVERMREDGMLPDAVTFNSRISALCSAGKILEASRIFRDMHIDQEMGLPQPNVVTYNLMLQGFCREDMLEEAENLFKSMEKAGNFINLESYNIWLLGLVKNGKLLEARLVLKEMVDKGIEPNIYSYNIVINGLCKNGMLRDARMVMTLMVRNNISPDTVTYSTLLHGFCNKGKVFEASNILHEMMMNNCFPNTHTCNILLHSLWKEGRTSEAEELLQKMNERGYGLDTVTCNIVIDGLCNDGKLDKAIEIVSGMWTHGSAALGNLGNSFIGLVDDSNNGKKCIPDLITYSTIISGLCKAGRLDEAKKKFMEMMGKNLHPDSVIYDMFINSFCKQGRISSAFRVLKDMEKKGCNKSIQTYNSLVLGLGSKKQIFEIYGLMDEMRERGVTPDVCTYNYMMNCLCEGERVKDATSLLDEMLQKGISPNISTFRILIKAFCKACDFGVTHEVFDIALSVCGHKEVLYSLMFNELLAGGEILKAKALFEVALDRYFYLGNFLYKDLIDRLCKDEKLEDASSILHTMKNKGYGFDPASFLPVIDGLSKRGNKQEADELAEAMMDMESEGRVGDKVYRIEREIIGGKPSNNGGSDWQTIVHRDDGSGIALKTLKRVQKGWGRGSLTSLQSQKNEFIDY, from the exons ATGAGAGGATCGTTAACGCATTCCATGGACCCAACAACCTCACTCACCAAAGCTTTGTTCAAGAACACCAACAATCCCAAACTAGCATGGCACCTCTTCAAGCGTATTCTCTCCTCacccacctcctcctcctcttcagATCTCTGCCTCCGCTCCCTACCCATCGTTACCCGCATCCTCATCGACTCGAAAATGCACCATGAAATCGATAGCCTTCGCCAGCTCCTTCTCGTCTCGCAGCCCAGCGAAACCCTTCGCCCTTGCCTCGTTTCGCTTGTGCGGTTCTTGGCCAAGTCGAGCCTCTCCGATATGGCCGTTTCCTGTTTTAAAGATCTCCGCAGCCGATTCCCTGATGAGCCCCCTTCTGTTTATTTGTATAATTTGCTTGTTGAGTCCTCTCTTAGGGAGAAGCATGTAGATTTCGTGTTGTGGTTGTATAAGGATATGATCGTCTCGGGGATGAAGCCTGAAACTTATACTTTTAATCTTTTGATTTGTTCCCTGTGTGAATCGGATCGTTTGGATGACGCTCGGGAGGTGTTTGACAAAATGCGTGAGAAGGGTTGTCAACCGAATGAGTACAGTGTTGGGATTTTGGTTCGTGGGTATTGTAGAGCTGGGCTGGCTGTCAGAGGATTGGAGGTTTTGGATCAGATGAGGAGTTGTAATCTTTTGCCAAATAGGGTTGTGTATAATACTTTGATTTCTAGCTTTTGTAAGCAAAGCAAGACTGATGATGCTGAGAAATTGGTagagaggatgagagaggATGGAATGCTTCCAGATGCCGTTACATTCAATTCTAGGATTTCGGCTCTCTGTAGTGCAGGAAAAATCCTTGAAGCTTCTAGAATATTTAGAGATATGCATATAGATCAAGAGATGGGACTGCCTCAACCTAATGTTGTAACGTATAATTTGATGTTACAAGGATTTTGCAGGGAAGATATGTTAGAAGAAGCGGAGAACTTGTTCAAATCTATGGAAAAGGCAggcaattttattaatttagagAGTTATAACATATGGTTGTTGGGTTTGGTCAAGAATGGGAAGCTCTTAGAGGCACGACTGGTTCTTAAAGAGATGGTAGATAAGGGTATAGAACCTAATATTTACTCATATAACATTGTGATAAATGGCTTATGCAAAAACGGGATGCTCCGTGATGCCAGAATGGTGATGACTCTGATGGTAAGAAACAATATTTCCCCAGATACGGTGACCTACAGTACTTTACTCCATGGGTTCTGCAATAAAGGGAAGGTATTTGAAGCCAGCAATATTTTGCATGAGATGATGATGAATAATTGCTTCCCAAATACTCACACTTGCAACATTTTGCTGCATAGCCTGTGGAAAGAGGGAAGAACATCAGAAGCAGAGGAACTTCTGCAAAAGATGAATGAGAGAGGTTATGGCTTAGATACTGTGACCTGCAATATTGTGATTGATGGTCTATGCAACGATGGGAAATTGGACAAGGCAATTGAAATTGTGAGTGGGATGTGGACTCATGGAAGTGCGGCTCTTGGAAACCTAGGAAACTCCTTTATTGGCCTGGTTGACGATAGTAATAATGGGAAGAAATGCATCCCTGATTTGATCACGTATTCAACCATAATTAGTGGGTTATGCAAGGCTGGGAGGCTTGATGAAGCTAAGAAGAAGTTCATGGAGATGATGGGGAAAAACTTGCACCCTGATTCAGTGATTTATGATATGTTTATAAATAGTTTTTGTAAACAAGGAAGGATATCATCTGCTTTTCGGGTGTTGAAGGACATGGAGAAGAAAGGTTGCAACAAGAGCATTCAAACTTATAATTCACTAGTACTGGGCTTAGGGAGTAAAAAGCaaatatttgaaatatatGGACTCATggatgagatgagagagagaggagtcaCTCCTGATGTATGCACTTATAATTATATGATGAATTGTCTCTGTGAAGGAGAGAGAGTCAAAGACGCCACTTCTCTTTTAGATGAAATGCTGCAGAAGGGCATATCTCCTAATATTTCTACCTtcagaatattaattaaagcttTCTGCAAGGCATGTGATTTTGGAGTCACACATGAGGTATTTGACATTGCTTTAAGTGTATGTGGCCACAAGGAAGTCTTATATAGTTTGATGTTCAATGAGTTGCTTGCTGGAGGGGAAATCTTGAAAGCTAAAGCGCTATTTGAAGTTGCATTGGACAGGTATTTTTATCTTGGGAATTTCCTCTACAAAGATCTCATTGACAGACTTTGCAAGGATGAAAAGTTAGAGGATGCCAGCAGTATTCTTCACACGATGAAGAATAAAGGATATGGGTTTGATCCAGCATCATTCCTGCCAGTAATTGATGGCTTGAGTAAAAGGGGAAATAAGCAGGAGGCTGATGAACTTGCAGAGGCAATGATGGACATGGAGTCAGAAGGTAGGGTAGGAGATAAGGTTTACCGAATCGAGAGGGAAATAATTGGTGGAAAACCAAGTAACAATGGTGGAAGTGATTGGCAGACCATAGTGCACAG AGATGATGGCAGTGGAATTGCACTGAAAACCCTTAAGCGGGTACAGAAAGGCTGGGGTCGAGGGAGTCTAACGAGTTTGCAGTCCCAGAAAAACGAATTTATTGATTACTGA